Genomic DNA from Geomonas agri:
TCCCCACCATCTCGGGCGCCGAAACGCTCGTTCTGCACGTTCTGGCTACCAACAGTCGCATCAGGGGGATGTTCGCCGGGATCATGCCGAGCAACCACCTGAACATCGAAGTTTCCACGCTGAACGCCCTGAGCAGTATCCTGATCAACACCGCCTACGCCGTGGAGAATTCCGAGCTCTACGACATGCTCCAGGAACACATGCAGAACCTCGAACTGAAGGTGCAGCAGCGTACCACCGAACTTGAGCACGCACTGGTGCAGGCGGAGGCGGCAACGGCCGCCAAGAGCATCTTCCTGGCCAACATGAGCCACGAGATCCGCACCCCGATGAACGGCGTGATCGGGCTGGCCCGGCTGCTCATGGATACCAGCCTGGACAAGGTGCAGCGTGAGTACCTGGGGTCCCTGTCGGACTGCGCCGAAAGCCTGCTCACCATCATCAACGAGATCCTCGACATCTCCAAGGTCGAGGCCGGAATGATCACGCTGGAGCGGATTGTCTTCGATCTGCATCGCTTCCTGAATCGCTGCCTACAGCCTTTCATACTGCGCGGGCAGGAAAAAGGCGTGCAGGTCCAGTTGGAGATGGGACAGGGGCTGCCGCAGTTGATCGAGGGTGATCAGGTGCGCATCGGGCAGGTGCTTGGCAACCTGGTGGGCAATGCGCTCAAGTTCACCAACAAGGGAACCATCACTGTGAGCTGCCGCCTCCTGGAACACACGGCGGGGGGAGTGCTGCTGAAATTCGCGGTCGCGGACACTGGGATCGGCATCGCCCCCCAGGCCCTCGACGTCATCTTCGAAAAGTTCTCCCAGGCCGACAGTTCCACCACCCGTCTTTACGGCGGCACCGGCCTCGGGCTCTCCATCAGCAGAAGCCTGGTCGAACTCATGGGCGGTGCCCTCGGGGTCGAGAGCCGACTCGGAGAGGGGAGCGTGTTCAGTTTCACCCTGCAGGCGCGGCTCCCGCTTCCTGGCGAAGTGCCCGCCGATGACGCGGAAGAGACGGGCGCCTCTCCCCTGAGCCCACTGCGCATACTCCTGGTGGACGACGTACCGATCAACCAGCTCATCTCCTTGAAGCTCGTCGCCAAGACCGGAAACCACCAGGTCGACTGCGCTGCAAACGGCGAGGAAGCGCTGGAGCAGTGGAGGCAGAAGACCTACGACCTCATCTTCATGGATGTGCAGATGCCGGTCATGGACGGGCTGGAGGCGACCAGGATCATCCGCAGCCGCGAGAAGGGAACCGGCCAAAGGGTGCACATCTGCGCCATGACAGCCAACGCGATGAAAGAAGACGTGGAGGTTTGCCGCCAGGCCGGGATGGACAGCCATATTTCCAAGCCGGTGCGGGAAAAGGAGCTCAACGCTATCATCAGGAAGATCAGCAGCGAAGTGACGCGCGGCGCAGAGCCGTCGGGCGTCACTGCCATGCCGGAGCCGCTGCTTCAGGCAAACAGCGGGGAACCGGACTTCGACCTGGGTGACCTCCTGGAACGCCTGGATGGTGACGAGGCCCTGGTAGGTTTCTTCGTGACCAAGTTCGTGGCAGCGGTAACGGAGCACCTGCACCTCTTGCAAGAGGCAATGCAGCGTGGCGACCACCAAACCTGTCACTTCAAGGCACACACCATAGCGGGGACGGCAGCTAACATGGGTGCCGCGC
This window encodes:
- a CDS encoding ATP-binding protein, translating into MPPDDPRDMQIRKLQERVSFLEESNLNYLKTLDVLTACSDFQSDIYRVKESSFVIKAVFGQLRRLIPFATLAMFGIDEDSSFDLTVCEPEPARAAVRKEVEARVQDGTFAWALNQNHPVIVPTISGAETLVLHVLATNSRIRGMFAGIMPSNHLNIEVSTLNALSSILINTAYAVENSELYDMLQEHMQNLELKVQQRTTELEHALVQAEAATAAKSIFLANMSHEIRTPMNGVIGLARLLMDTSLDKVQREYLGSLSDCAESLLTIINEILDISKVEAGMITLERIVFDLHRFLNRCLQPFILRGQEKGVQVQLEMGQGLPQLIEGDQVRIGQVLGNLVGNALKFTNKGTITVSCRLLEHTAGGVLLKFAVADTGIGIAPQALDVIFEKFSQADSSTTRLYGGTGLGLSISRSLVELMGGALGVESRLGEGSVFSFTLQARLPLPGEVPADDAEETGASPLSPLRILLVDDVPINQLISLKLVAKTGNHQVDCAANGEEALEQWRQKTYDLIFMDVQMPVMDGLEATRIIRSREKGTGQRVHICAMTANAMKEDVEVCRQAGMDSHISKPVREKELNAIIRKISSEVTRGAEPSGVTAMPEPLLQANSGEPDFDLGDLLERLDGDEALVGFFVTKFVAAVTEHLHLLQEAMQRGDHQTCHFKAHTIAGTAANMGAARVRTLAAQMEQAAKAGETSALPDLLDQLQKAFAAFIAVAAPPAKS